The stretch of DNA GTCCCTGGGcggagggggaggaacaggggCATCAAAGCCAGTTACTCAAagatccccccagcccagcctcaggCATCTCTCAAGGGGGCACAATCCAGGGGCCTGAAATCATACACCCCCCTCGCTCCCAGGACCCGCCCCTCATCTCCCAGagaccctctccccttccctcctccacctttggTCCAGTGACCTCCTCCACCATCCCAGTagccccatcctccccagcctcctcctggcaGCCCTCTCTCCTTGGCCCCCCCTCACCGTGCAGCGGCCGAAACGGCTGTACTtgcgttccccctcccccacgctgTAGATGTAGATGAAGTTGTCGTGGGAGCCGATGGCCAGGAACTCACCGTCTGcaagggggagaaaagagaggtGGGAAGGGGCCACGTGGGGGGCAGCTGCAAAaggggggcagaggaggtggtggaaacagagccatgggggatggggagaatgGGAAGAACTTGCTGTCTCTACAACGTGGGGAAGATGGGGTGGGAATGGGGCCATGGAGCGGTGAGGGACGGAGGGAGCCAGAGCTGTAGTGGGGGAGAAACCTGGTGGGAATGGGgcctgcaggggaagggaggggggtctGACCTGGTGAATAGCGCACCACTGAGAGCTGCTCGTTCCCGTCTGAGCCCCCTGACAGCACCTGCCGTGTCTCTGTGTCCAGCACCAGCCACCTGGGGGGacacaggagggggtcagagctcCCGTGGCACCGGATGtgcagacacagagagagaacccCGCCCCGGGGAGAAGGGGCAACAGAGGGGGGGTTTCCGACCCTGGGGGCAAACCCTTAACCCCAGGGGGCCAGATTCAGGGAGTGGGGGTCACAGCCCCAAATCTCAGGGTCCTGCTTGCAGGGCCACCAGTAGCCCCTCAACCCCTTTGGGTGTGActccagtggggtgggaagagctTCCCCAGCACCCCCTGAGGGGCCAGAAtgggggcaatggggggggggtggagagagagttACCGTCCAGTGTTGAGTCCTACAGCCACCACCCGGCCACTGGGGTGGAAATCAGCGCAGAGCCCGGTCTCCTGCAGGGGAGAGACACCCTGTAAGGACCTTGACCCTCCTcctacccaccccaccccaccccaccccacctcctcagGCAGTACCTCCAAGGTGAGGCTCCAGCCCATTGcaacccccatccccaccagggTGGTAACTCCAGGGGGAGGCTCCAGCCCACTGCGTTCCCCATCCCCCCTGGGGCGGTACCTCCAAGGGGAGGATCCAGCCCACTGcattccccatccccctcaggaTGGTACCTTCAGGGTGAGGCTCCAGGCTGCCGTgaacccccccccattcccccccaggGCGGTACCTCCAGGGTGAGGCTCCAGGCCGCCGTGTGCTCCCCGCTGTCCCACATGCAGACCTGCCTGTCATGCCCGCAGGTGAGGAAGAGGCTCCGTGAGGGGTGGGTGGCCAAACCCCACAGCTCGTCCGTGTGACCCTGAAACCAAGGAAAGCCTGAGGGGGACAGGCGGGGACCTAGCTCACCCTGCTGTACGCTGCTGTCCATGACCTCaatcccatctctccctcccccccactgctccccagtcCCCAACCCATCTGTCCCCCTTGCCACTCCAGAGGGCCCCCTGCTTTCCCaagcaccccccaccctgctgcacccccatACTCCTCCCCATATCCCCTCCCTTTCCCAAGACCTCCCACAGCCCCTCAGTCTCTGTAGCTCCAAGGCTCCCCAGCTCCCCGCTCACCTGGATAATGGGGGTGAAGCCAGCAGCCAGACTGCCCCTGAGCAGCGCGTTGCGCGTAGTCCCAACCAGCAGCTCAGCCCCGGGGCCCTCGACAATGGTGCGCACAGCCCCAAACTGCTCCGGGATCTGGGGGGCACAAGGGGCTGactgagcagggtggggacagcagGAGCCACAGATCCCCCCACATGCTCACTGCAGATCCTGATCCCCACCCATGACTCCTACAGACCTCTTCCCCTCCGGCagatcccccctcctcccacccacagcctcctgctgcaccccggACACGCCTCCGGCAGATCCTGAGCTCCTACCCATGACTTCTATAGTTTTCCAACCATGCCCCCCACAGATCCCCAGCTCCTGCAGCCCCCTCACCAACCCTCCAGACACCCCCGGCCCACCTCTGCAGATCCCCACCCGCACCCACTACAGCCCCCTCACTGACCCCTCAAACACTTCCTGCCCACTGTCAGAAAGTGgagattttcccttgttatgttgtatgtgagttttactgttttgcatgaatactgtgtgtgcctcagtttccctgtgtgctgcaccaatacctcggtggtgggaataggggtgtgtgactctggctgagacctctggggcaggtgaggctgctccagctgcctgcacataTAACCAGTGCCCTTCATAACcggagacccaggagggggatgcaaccaggtgactGCCCAGGAAGTgagacaaagaggaggaggaccAATGGGCGTGTCTGAGGTCAGGttgctggaagctggcagtctgCTTGGGGGGACTGGAAGGGGGGGAGTCTAGGGCTTCTGGTCCAAGACTTCCCAAGTTGGACTTGTCTGAAAGTCACTGGTTTCTCTGCTAACAAATTCTGTGttcctgtcaactaataaaccttccgttttactggctggctgagagtcccatctgacagtggagttggggtgcagggccctctggcttcctcagGAGCCCCACCTGTGCAAAATTGCTGCGGGAAGCGCATGGTGTGGAAGGGGAAGCtaaatgctctgaggtcagacccaggaaggtggaagttgtgtaagcttcttgccctggagacagtctgctcagagaaaggaggcttccccagagtcctggaTGGCTTCATATGAaatagttccagagcattgcccggtgACTTCGtgacacccacccccccaccactaCAGACCCCTCTCCgacccccaaactcctcccctgctgctctgcCAACAGATCCTGCAGGCAAATCCCCATCCATCTCCATGTCCAAACGCAGATCCCCTTGCCCAACGCCTGCAtacaccccaaccctccccacagatccccctgcccatcccccctccaacACTAGCAGATTCTGACCCCATCCCTGCCTCCTACAATCCTCTGTGGATCCCCCATGCTCACCCTCACCCCAGTCCCATGCAGATGCCACCCCAAGGACCACTGCCCTGTTCCTGCTTTGGATCTGAGCCCATCGGACTCccccctcacctccacctcctgaaGCAGGGCAAGGCTGGGGCTCCAGTGCACAAGGCGCcggtccttcccacccccactcagcaCTGAGCCGTCGCGCCGCAAGCAGAGCGAGAAGATGCTCCCTTCGTGTGCCCGGGTCTGATGCCCGATCTGGTAGGTCTCTGCAATGGGGTGGTGGGGTCATTGCTGGGCCCTCTCCCCCcgacccctcccagcccagggggaTCCCTGCATCCCTCCACTCCAGGTCCCCTCCActctcaccccccccagcccaggggtctGTGCaggcctccccccagcccaggggtccCGGCCTCCAAGCCCAGGGATCCGTGCaggcctccccccagcccagggatcccTGCAGGCCTCCCCCAAGCCcagggatccctgcccccaagccCAGGGGTCTGTGCaggcctccccccagcccagggatccctgcccccaagccCAGGGGTCTGTGCAGGCCTCCCCCCAGTCCAGGGGTCCCTGCTCTCCAGCCCAGGGGTCTGTGCAGGTGTCCCCCCAGTCCAGGGGTCTGtgcagctgcagccccccccatctccccaatACCTTTGGCGCCCTTGCCCAGTGTGCGGATGTCGGCGGCCGTGCGCGCCCAGGTCAGGATATTCCCCTCTGAGTCCCCCGTCAGCACATCCCCATTGGCATCAAACAGAAAGCACTGGATGAACTTGGGCTTCTTGTACTTCTAgaaatgtggggggagagaagtgaATTGAGGGGGGTGCTCTCAGGGCAGCCAGGCTCAACCCCTCACAGGCTGAGCCCAGAGTCCTTCCCCAGCCAGGTTCAGCACAGGCCCCTGACCTGGCTGAGAACTgccccctccagccagcccccagcccctcaccccgaAGATGCCCTGCTTCTTGCTCAGGGTGCTGCCACTCCAGGTCCAGAAGTAGACGTGGGATTTCCCACTGGTGATGAAGTTGCTACTGTCCTGGGGGTTGAACTCCACCGTGAACACGGACTCGTTGGTGCTctggagaggggagagaagaggcatGACAGGACAGGGGGCAACTGGAGGGACAGGGACATGTGGGGATTGTGGGTGCCCAGCAGGATTCTGTGTGGGGTCCCcaagggtggggatggggagaccCCTCATTGCTCCTCTCCCACCAGTGGATGGCACCAGGGGCAGGGGGACGCCCATGGGCTGGGGGGGTCCCTTGCTGAGTTTTGGGTGGCACCTCTACCCCAGGGGAGTCCTCCTCCTGCGGCCAGCTCCATCCCCAGGGAAGGGAGATCGATGCACAGCCCAGACTCAGACCCTTGGcccagcccagggtccctgcgtggtggtgggggggaagcacaATGACCTCAGCTCCCCAAATATGTACAGGTTGCCATGGAGACAGCACCCAAAAAGCAGGAGCAGCACTGCAGCGTCACCCAGTGAAGGAGAGCGGGGGCTGCAGCCCGGACGCCTGgtttctcttcccagctctgggaggggagtaggagCTAGTGGCTgagagcagggatgggggcttggagtcaggactcctgggttctgttccttgtggtccccccacccctgcaatgCTATGCAGCCTTGGGTCTGCCCCCTGGCTCACCTTGATCTCGGCCTGCTTGGTGCCACGGGCACAGTCCCATACTGACAGCATGTGTTCGTTGGAGTCGTCCACCACGCACAGATAGGCCCCCTGGTCCTGCAGATGGCAGCCGGGAAGGACAGTTGCCAATGGGGGCTCCTCAAGAATGGAATATGCAGACACAGGGGCGTAGGGAACATGCAAAGGGATGTGGGGGGTCTGGATAGGGGACAcaaattccctccccaccccctccaaattccccccccaattccccctccccaccacgaCTGCACAGCCCaggcccccagcacagccagggctgacaaggactgggaggggagggggaattgggGGCACTCCAGCTGGGTTCACCTCCTGTCAGGCTGTCCTGAGGGAGTCCTGCCCCCCAAGAGCCCAAGGGGGCAAGGAAGGATCCAAGCTGAGGTGGGGCAATGGGAGAGTGTGGGGCAGGGATCTGAGTtgggggtggagaaagggagggcaGGGTGACGGGAGACGTGAGACAGGGAACCGAGCGGGGGCAGGGCTAGCACTTGGACTCACAGCAGTGGAGAAGGCAAGGGAGCCAACGCCTCGCTCAAAGCTCCCCAGGCCAATCTGCTGCAGGGTGAGCAGCGTGGAGGAGTCCCAGATGTGAACGaagggctgcaggggctgcaaGAGAGGAGACGGGTCAGGACAgacacaggaggtggggggtgtcagggacttggggggcagGTCCCAGGAGGCAGGGCCTCGTGGACAGGGACCCTGTGGtaagtctggcctcctgcactgagacccctgctctccccaccctgcgGGGCCAGAGCCCAGGGCGTGGCAGGGTTTCTCACCCGGCTCTCCAGGAAGCTGGCTCAGTGGGACTCCCCTAAATCCCACTCTGGGACAGCCCTGCAGGATCTGTCCCCCCTTGGTGGGTACCTTGCCATCCTTGTCCACGCCAGCAGTCTGCCCTGTGGCCACACGCACTCTGTCGGGATGCACAgccaggctgcaggggagagatggggggaggCGGTTATTGGCTCAAAAACTCAGGGGCCACAGCCAGGGTGGAGAGACCGgcccgggaccccccccccccgtgcccttGCCGCAGTGGGCGACCCCTGTGCCCTCGCCTAGGTCTCCACTTCAGTCCGTTCCCCCACGTACGCTCCCTCCGACATAGTCGGTGCTCCCCAGCCGCTCTGTGCCCCAACGTACTCCCCATCCCCCGCAGTAGGcgccccccaggccctggccaTCGATCCACAACCTGCCCCCGGCGCTGCCCCGGGCGCTCACCATCGCACGCAGTCAGcgccccccaggccctggccctcGGTCCACAACCCGCCCCCCGGCACGCTGCCCTGGACGCTCACCATCCCCCGCAGTCAGCGCCCTCCAGGCCCTGGCCCTCGGTCCACAACCCGCCCCCCGGGCGCTCACCATCCCCCGCAGTCAGtgccccccaggccctggccctcGGTCCACAACCCGCCCCCCGGCACGCTGCCCCGGGCGCTCACCATCCCCCGAAGTCAGcgccccccaggccctggccctcGGTCCACAACCCGCCCCCCGGCACGCTGCCCCGGGCGCTCACCATCCCCCGCAGTCAGcgccccccaggccctggccctcGGTCCACAACCCACCCCCCGGCACGCTGCCCCGGGCGCTCACCATCCCCCGCAGTCAGcgccccccaggccctggccctcGGTCCAGAACCCGCCCCCGGTGCTGCCCCAGGCACTCACCATCTCCCGCAGTCAGcgccccccaggccctggccctcGGTCCACAACCCGCCCCCCCGGCACGCTGCCCCGGGCGCTCACCATCCCCCGCAGTCAGcgccccccaggccctggccaTCGGTCCACAACCCGCCCCCGGTGCTGCCCCGAGCGCTCCCCATCACACGCAGTCAGCGCCCCCCAGGCTCTGGCCATCGGTCCACAACCCGCCCCCGGCGCTGCCCCGGGCGCTCACCATCGCACGCAGTCAGcgccccccaggccctggccaTCGGTCCACAACCCGCCCCCCGGCGCTGCCCCGGGCGCTCCCCATCTCCCGCAGTAGGcgccccccaggccctggccctcGGTCCACAACCCGCCCCCGGCGCTGCCCCGGGCGCTCACCATCTCCCGCAGTCAGcgccccccaggccctggccaTCGGTCCACAACCCGCCCCCCGGCGCTGCCCCGGGTGCTCCCCATCGCACGCAGTCAGcgccccccaggccctggccctcGGTCCACAACCCGCCCCCGGCGCTGCCCCGGGTGCTCCCCATCGCACGCAGTCAGCGCCCCCCAGGCCCTGGCACTCGGTCCACACCCCGCCCCCGGCGCTGCCCCGGGCGCTCACCATCGCACGCAGTCAGcgccccccaggccctggccaTCGGTCCACACCCCGCCCCCGGCGCTGCCCCGGGCGTTCTCCATCTCCCGCAGTCAGcgccccccaggccctggccctcGGTCCACAACCCGCCCCCGGCGCTGCCCCGGGCGCTCACCATCGCACGCAGTCAGcgccccccaggccctggccctcGGTCCACAACCCGCCCCCGGCGCTGCCCCGGGCGCTCACCATCCCCCGCAGTCAGcgccccccaggccctggccaTCGGTCCACAACCCGCCCCCGGCGCTGCCCCGGGCGCTCACCATCGCACGCAGTCAGcgccccccaggccctggccaTCGGTCCACAACCCGCCCCCGGCGCTGCCCCGGGCGCTCCCCATCCCCCGCAGTCAGCGCCCCCCAGGCTCTGGCCATCGGTCCACAACCTGCCCCCCGGCGCTGCCCCGGGCGTTCTCCATCTCCCGCAGTCAGcgccccccaggccctggccctcGGTCCACAACCCGCCCCCCGGCGCTGCCCCGGGCGCTCCCCATCGCACGCAGTCAGcgccccccaggccctggccctcGGTCCACACCCCGCCCCCGGCGCTGCCCCGGGCGCTCACCATCGCACGCAGTCAGcgccccccaggccctggccaTCGGTCCACAACCCGCCCCCGGCGCTGCCCCGGGCGCTCCCCATCTCCCGCAGTCAGcgccccccaggccctggccctcGGTCCACAACCCGCCCCCGGCGCTGCCCCGGGCGCTCCCCATCTCCCGCAGTCAGcgccccccaggccctggccctcGGTCCACAACCCGCCCCCGGCGCTGCCCCGGGCGCTCACCATCGCACGCAGTCAGCgcccccccaggccctggccctcGGTCCACAACCCGCCCCCCGGCGCTGCCCCGGGTGCTCCCCATCGCACGCAGTCAGCgcccccccaggccctggccctcGGTCCACAACCCGCCCCCGGCGCTGCCCCGGGTGCTCACCATCTCCCGCAGTCAGcgccccccaggccctggccctcGGTCCACAACCCGCCCCCGGCGCTGCCCCGGGCGCTCACCATCGCCCGCAGTCAGcgccccccaggccctggccctcGGTCCACAACCCGCCCCCGGCGCTGCCCCGGGCGCTCACCATCGCACGCAGTCAGcgccccccaggccctggccaTCGGTCCACAACCCGCCCCCGGCGCTGCCCCGGGCGCTCCCCATCCCCCGCAGTCAGcgccccccaggccctggccctcGGTCCACACCCCGCCCCCGGCGCTGCCCCGGGCGCTCCCCATCTCCCGCAGTCAGcgccccccaggccctggccaTCGGTCCACAACCCGCCCCCCGGCGCTGCCCCGGGCGCTCCCCATCTCCCGCAGTCAGcgccccccaggccctggccctcGGTCCACAACCCGCCCCCGGCGCTGCCCCGGGCGCTCCCCATCTCCCGCAGTCAGcgccccccaggccctggccaTCGGTCCACAACCCGCCCCCGGCGCTGCCCCGGGCGCTCCCCATCTCCCGCAGTCAGcgccccccaggccctggccaTCGGTCCACAACCCGCCCCTGGCGCGGCCCCGGGCGCTCCCCATCCCCCGCAGTCAGcgccccccaggccctggccaTCGGTCCACAACCCGCCCCCGGCGCGGCCCCCGGGCGCTCACCATCGCACGCAGTCGGTGTGGCGCAGGTAGTGCCGCTGGCTGCGGCCCTGGATGTGGTACAGCACCACCACGCAGGCGATGAAGTAAACCAGCTCCCCTGAGGCCAGGACGTAGAGATTGGAGCGGCTGTCCCGGCCGCGGTACCCATAGCTGGGCGGGCCCGTCAAGGAGCACAGAGGGGAGCGAGGGGGccgccagccagccccagggctggggaaacAGCGGGACACAGTGCAccctgtgggggcggggaggccAGGAGCACAGCGCCCTTTGGAGGGGGGACACAGCgcaccctgggggtgggggcagcacagcgctctctggagggagcaggggacaTCGTGCTCTAGGGGGAGCTGTgctgcctggggcagggcaggtgcgggctgtgggaggggggcttTGCCCGGCTGAAGGATACACCCAGtcgagctgcaggtgctcaggagGCAGCTCCGCACGCAGCTCCTCGTAGTGGGAGATGCCCGATGGGATGTACATGGTGATGGGCCGGCCCCGCAGGAACATCTTGATCGAGAGGCCCTCTGGGGGatagcgggggtgggagggagacagGTCACAGCCAGCACCACCCCCCAGGCTCATCCCATGCAGCCTGCCCATGCCCACCacatccagccccctgccac from Eretmochelys imbricata isolate rEreImb1 chromosome 7, rEreImb1.hap1, whole genome shotgun sequence encodes:
- the EML3 gene encoding echinoderm microtubule-associated protein-like 3 isoform X2, coding for MARGAMDRCSNHSPADETISALRPDRLASLELRLQSQEEELTLVKSALADALRRLSLYDQQIPLLTQQLLSANDAVPDTRLFLDPSLGHGTSWIPLTASCSPVLASGVVCHEELGAGRPPGAPISTGTQTDESALLGVKWGWSSPGIGLESEEPNALGMPHSPLGLPQPASAPDILGAGPPQDSSEPPHDCEAAAPLQGSANGSQPPESQLHREEMLSPEPPSEGSSSSSAAASPVPAVHALKGTRKELLRRNSSSDKPDKAKARQRLSKKAASSANLLTRSSSLENRMKDPNLSPGPLGSRRGTYNLEGLSIKMFLRGRPITMYIPSGISHYEELRAELPPEHLQLDWVYGYRGRDSRSNLYVLASGELVYFIACVVVLYHIQGRSQRHYLRHTDCVRCLAVHPDRVRVATGQTAGVDKDGKPLQPFVHIWDSSTLLTLQQIGLGSFERGVGSLAFSTADQGAYLCVVDDSNEHMLSVWDCARGTKQAEIKSTNESVFTVEFNPQDSSNFITSGKSHVYFWTWSGSTLSKKQGIFGKYKKPKFIQCFLFDANGDVLTGDSEGNILTWARTAADIRTLGKGAKETYQIGHQTRAHEGSIFSLCLRRDGSVLSGGGKDRRLVHWSPSLALLQEVEIPEQFGAVRTIVEGPGAELLVGTTRNALLRGSLAAGFTPIIQGHTDELWGLATHPSRSLFLTCGHDRQVCMWDSGEHTAAWSLTLEETGLCADFHPSGRVVAVGLNTGRWLVLDTETRQVLSGGSDGNEQLSVVRYSPDGEFLAIGSHDNFIYIYSVGEGERKYSRFGRCTGHSSFITHLDWSKDSKFIMSNSGDYEILYWDVAGGCKLLRNRFESRDREWASYTCVLGFHVFGVWPDGSDGTDINSLCRSHNERVVAVADDFCKVHLFQYPCARAKAPSHVYGGHGSHVTNVRFTNDDSHLVSLGGKDTSIFQWRVLGGSLPHSCSLSSASLSSQEAGGCA
- the EML3 gene encoding echinoderm microtubule-associated protein-like 3 isoform X1, with translation MARGAMDRCSNHSPADETISALRPDRLASLELRLQSQEEELTLVKSALADALRRLSLYDQQIPLLTQQLLSANDAVPDTRLFLDPSLGHGTSWIPLTASCSPVLASGVVCHEELGAGRPPGAPISTGTQTDESALLGVKWGWSSPGIGLESEEPNALGMPHSPLGLPQPASAPDILGAGPPQDSSEPPHDCEAAAPLQGSANGSQPPESQLHREEMLSPEPPSEGSSSSSAAASPVPAVHALKGTRKELLRRNSSSDKPDKAKARQRLSKKAASSANLLTRSSSLENRMKDPNLSPGPLGSRRGTYNLEGLSIKMFLRGRPITMYIPSGISHYEELRAELPPEHLQLDWVYGYRGRDSRSNLYVLASGELVYFIACVVVLYHIQGRSQRHYLRHTDCVRCLAVHPDRVRVATGQTAGVDKDGKPLQPFVHIWDSSTLLTLQQIGLGSFERGVGSLAFSTAEPPLATVLPGCHLQDQGAYLCVVDDSNEHMLSVWDCARGTKQAEIKSTNESVFTVEFNPQDSSNFITSGKSHVYFWTWSGSTLSKKQGIFGKYKKPKFIQCFLFDANGDVLTGDSEGNILTWARTAADIRTLGKGAKETYQIGHQTRAHEGSIFSLCLRRDGSVLSGGGKDRRLVHWSPSLALLQEVEIPEQFGAVRTIVEGPGAELLVGTTRNALLRGSLAAGFTPIIQGHTDELWGLATHPSRSLFLTCGHDRQVCMWDSGEHTAAWSLTLEETGLCADFHPSGRVVAVGLNTGRWLVLDTETRQVLSGGSDGNEQLSVVRYSPDGEFLAIGSHDNFIYIYSVGEGERKYSRFGRCTGHSSFITHLDWSKDSKFIMSNSGDYEILYWDVAGGCKLLRNRFESRDREWASYTCVLGFHVFGVWPDGSDGTDINSLCRSHNERVVAVADDFCKVHLFQYPCARAKAPSHVYGGHGSHVTNVRFTNDDSHLVSLGGKDTSIFQWRVLGGSLPHSCSLSSASLSSQEAGGCA